A section of the Oryza sativa Japonica Group chromosome 1, ASM3414082v1 genome encodes:
- the LOC4326197 gene encoding mediator of RNA polymerase II transcription subunit 27, giving the protein MQQAQASAVVAAPVAAAAAAAAGATGHQHEGARGDAPPKQVAQAMERLGRAGRLIADIRLGADRLLEALFVAGDAPPHSAPQHVEKTALAVAQEEAAMHRHFDDLRALGRQLEESGVLNGALKARGNSWGLHMPLVCPDGAVVAYAWKRQLAGQAGASAVDRTRLALKAFTDQKRRFFPHLDDEGFNHLHDGEPGLAKKPRLPASNGELEERTLSEILKNLENEVPNMKIFTYRRLDWSKRAASLATLMNDDFVDPSKELNLQNMSKSGSGDTTPIDQVAIIELLAPSIFRAIVSLHPAGSTDPDAVAFFSPTEGGSYLHARGLSVHHVFKHVSEHADKALQYFVSVEPTKSLSLLLRWIASYQTLFTKVCSKCGRLLLMDKSLALLLPPVQRPYHHQTSSVGSDPQDAYHIGCSSYDA; this is encoded by the exons atgcAGCAAGCGCAggcgtcggcggtggtggccgcgccggtggcggcggcggcggcggcggcggcgggggcgacgggGCACCAGCACGAGGGGGCGAGGGGTGACGCGCCGCCGAAGCAGGTGGCGCAGGCGATGGAGCGGCTGGGGCGGGCGGGGCGGCTCATCGCGGACATCCGGCTGGGCGCGGACCGTCTGCTCGAGGcgctcttcgtcgccggcgacgcgcccCCGCACAGCGCCCCGCAGCACGTTGAGAAgaccgcgctcgccgtcgcccagGAGGAGGCCGCCATGCACCGCCACTTCGACGACCTCCGCGCGCTCGGGAG GCAATTGGAAGAGTCTGGAGTTCTAAATGGAGCCCTTAAAGCCAGAGGCAATTCATGGGGCTTGCACATGCCACTTGTTTGTCCAGATGGTGCAGTTGTGGCATATGCTTGGAAGCGTCAGCTGGCTGGTCAGGCTGGTGCATCAGCTGTTGACAGAACTAG GTTAGCTCTCAAGGCCTTCACTGACCAGAAAAGAAGGTTCTTTCCTCATCTAGATGATGAAGGGTTTAACCATCTGCATGATGGTGAACCTGGTCTCGCTAAAAAGCCAAGGCTGCCTGCTAGCAATGGGGAGCTTGAAGAAAGAACTTTATCTGAGATACTaaagaatctagaaaatgaagTTCCTAACATGAAAATATTCACATACCGGCGTCTGGATTGGTCAAAAAGAGCTGCATCATTAGCAACCCTTATGAATGATGACTTTGTGGATCCATCTAAGGAGCTGAACCTGCAAAACATGAGCAAATCGGGATCTGGTGATACAACTCCAATAGATCAGGTTGCGATAATTGAGTTGCTAGCTCCTTCTATATTTAGAGCTATAGTATCACTGCATCCTGCAGGATCTACTGATCCTGATGCTGTGGCTTTCTTCTCTCCTACTGAG GGAGGAAGTTACCTACATGCAAGAGGCCTATCGGTGCATCATGTTTTTAAGCATGTATCG GAGCATGCAGATAAAGCATTGCAATACTTTGTCAGTGTGGAACCAACTAAATCACTTTCTCTGTTGCTG CGTTGGATTGCCAGCTATCAGACTCTATTTACAAAAGTTTGCAG TAAATGCGGACGGCTTCTGCTGATGGACAAGTCTTTGGCTCTGCTTTTACCCCCTGTCCAGCGCCCATACCATCATCAGACTTCTAGTGTTGGTTCAGATCCTCAGGATGCCTATCACATTGGATGTTCTTCCTATGATGCCTGA
- the LOC136354963 gene encoding uncharacterized protein produces MPGVPRKGIEHRLAVRPDARPVRQKVRRQASERQAFIREEVAHLLKASFIREVVHPEWLVNPDVVPKANDKLRMCIDYTNLQARYSQAQKMLYCATERVRGGVVKWAIELSEFDLHFELRYTIKSQALADFMAEWTPSVNPDPTLGPSAPELGDAPSHSQSTMHWVMNFNGSLTLQGAGAGVTLNSPTGDILKYLMGEHVVDELSRLAFSRAPTPPDAFEERLAHPSARLNPPAWEPDATMQPQEPDGVQAPGPAKASIDAPRQVAWMMEIQAFLQDATLPEDREGGERITRVSKRNVLVEETLFRRGANGVLLKCIPQKQGIELLTNVHEGECGAHASSRSLVSKAFCQDFYWPTALQDTADLTILLSWPFAVWGLDILGPFKKARRGYEYIYVAIDKFTKWPEAYPVVKIDKHSALKFIGGITARFGVPNRIVTNNGTQFTSELFGNNCDDMGIKLCFTSPAHSKSNGQVERANAEIFKGLETKTYNVLKKHGDSWIEELPAVLWTNRTTPSRATGETPLFLVYGARLSCHLS; encoded by the exons ATGCCTGGGGTCCCTAGGAAGGGGATCGAGCACCGCCTTGCCGTACGACCAGACGCGAGGCCCGTCCGGCAGaaggtgcggcggcaggcctcgGAGCGCCAGGCCTTCATCCGCGAAGAGGTGGCGCATCTCCTGAAGGCCAGTTTCATCCGGGAGGTggtccatccagagtggctggTGAACCCGGACGTCGTCCCTAAGGCCAATGACAAGCTcaggatgtgcatcgactacactaACCTCCAGGCCCGTTATTCTCAAGCCCAGAAGATGTT ATACTGCGCAACCGAGAGGGTACGGGGCGGGGTGGTCAAGTGGGCCATCGAGCTTTCGGAGTTCGATCTCCACTTTGAGCTACGCTACAcaatcaagagccaggccctcgccgacttcaTGGCAGAATGGACCCCATCGGTCAATCCCGACCCAACGCTCGGGCCTTCCGCCCCCGAGCTCGGAGATGCCCCCAGTCATAGCCAATCGACCATGCACTGGGTGATGAACTTCAATGGCTCCCTCACCTTGCAGGGCGCCGGTGCCGGGGTCACTTTGAACTCACCGACCGGCGACATCCTCAAGTATCTG ATGGGAGAACACGTCGTTGATGAGCTATCGAGGCTTGCATTTTCGCGAGCCCCAACCCCACCCgacgcctttgaagaaaggctcgCCCATCCATCTGCGCGTCTCAATCCCCCCGCGTGGGAGCCCGACGCGACCATGCAGCCCCAGGAGCCCGATGGAGTCCAGGCCCCGGGGCCTGCAAAGGCCAGCATTGATGCCCCTCGACAGGTTGCTTGGATGATGGAGATCCAAGCATTCCTCCAAGACGCGACTCTACCAGAGGATCGCGAAGGGGGCGAGCGAATCACTCGAGTCTCCAAAAGGAATGTGTTGGTGGAAGAGACCCTCTTCCGACGCGGCGCCAatggagtcctcctgaagtgcatccCTCAGAAACAGGGCATCGAGCTCCTTACCAATGTTCACGAAGGCGAGTGCGGCGCCCACGCCTCCTCGCGCTCCTTGGTCAGCAAAGCTTTCTGCCAAGATTTCTACTGGCCAACCGCGCTCCAGGACACCGCCGACTTG ACAATACTGCTCTCCTGGCCGTTCGCAGTCTGGGGGCTGGACATCCTAGGCCCCTTCAAGAAGGCCCGCCGAGGGTACGAGTACATCTACGTCGccatcgacaagttcaccaagtggcccgaggcttacccTGTCGTGAAAATCGATAAGCACTCGGCCCTTAAGTTCATCGGGGGCATCACTGCCCGCTTCGGGGTGCCTAACCGCATCGTCACAAacaacggcacccagttcactagtgagctctttgGCAACAACTGTgacgacatgggcatcaagctctgcttcaccTCACCTGCCCACTCCAAAAGCAACGGTCAAGTGGAGCGCGCAAACGCGGAGATCTTCAAGGGACTCGAAACCAAGACGTACAAtgtcctcaagaagcacggggACTCATGGATTGAGGAGCTACCAGCGGTGCTCTGGACCAACCGGACCACTCCGAGCCGTGCAACGGGAGAAACCCCTTTATTCCTTGTGTACGGTGCAAGGCTGTCCTGCCATTTGAGCTGA
- the LOC9272566 gene encoding cyclic dof factor 2, with product MCDKDPGIKLFGRVIPLAPEAEAAAAADGSDQPEAAAAAAAEVEPAAQDEDHHKETEERKYDEMKVDVPQEEEDNEMKVDAPQEKKDNEVTADVPEEKGNDEMRVDASESIESIEPVSRSTLDNKKEDQGQMNNVEEKAASDSKDENEKTANDESGQDKVLKKPDKILPCPRCNSMDTKFCYYNNYNVNQPRHFCKNCQRYWTAGGTMRNVPVGAGRRKSKSSSLHYRHLLMAPDCMMGSRVEISKSMNPEAFASAHSTPIQPIGRNETVLKFGPEVPLCESMASVLNIQEQNGTNAAAVPTGENQEDNSCISSITSHNVLPENAAQVDKNSTPVYCNGVGPVPQYYLGAPYMYPWNIGWNNVPMMVPGTSMPESASQSESCSTSSAPWMNMNSPMMPVASRLSAPPFPYPLVPPALWGCLSSWPATAWNIPWIRTNGGCMSPSSSSNSSCSGNGSPLGKHSRDSSLPLKEDKEEKSLWVPKTLRIDDPDEAAKSSIWATLGIKPGDPGIFKPFQSKGESKGQAASETRPARALKANPAALSRSQSFQETS from the exons ATGTGTGACAAGGATCCGGGCATAAAGCTCTTCGGGCGGGTGATCCCGCTGGCTCCAGAGGCTgaggctgctgcggcggcggacggctccgaccagccggaggcggcggcggcggcggcggcggaggttgaGCCGGCGGCGCAGGATGAG GATCATCACAAGGAAACAGAAGAAAGAAAATATGATGAAATGAAGGTTGATGTGCCACAAGAGGAGGAAGATAACGAAATGAAGGTCGATGCACCACAAGAGAAAAAGGATAATGAAGTGACGGCTGATGTGCCAGAAGAGAAGGGAAATGATGAAATGAGGGTTGATGCATCAGAGTCAATAGAAAGCATAGAGCCAGTCAGCAGATCTACCTTGGACAATAAAAAAGAAGATCAGGGTCAGATGAACAACGTTGAAGAGAAAGCAGCATCAGACTCAAAAGATGAAAATGAAAAGACAGCAAATGATGAATCAGGCCAGGACAAAGTACTTAAGAAGCCAGATAAGATTCTCCCTTGCCCTCGGTGCAACAGTATGGACACAAAGTTTTGTTATTACAACAACTACAATGTTAATCAACCCAGGCACTTCTGTAAGAACTGCCAAAGGTATTGGACTGCCGGGGGAACCATGAGAAATGTACCTGTTGGTGCTGGGAGGCGCAAAAGCAAGAGCTCATCGTTGCACTACCGTCACTTACTGATGGCCCCTGATTGCATGATGGGGTCTAGAGTGGAAATATCCAAGTCAATGAACCCTGAAGCTTTCGCATCTGCGCATTCGACCCCTATACAACCAATTGGCAGAAACGAAACAGTTCTCAAATTTGGGCCTGAGGTGCCACTCTGTGAATCGATGGCATCAGTGCTGAACATTCAGGAGCAGAATGGAACCAATGCTGCAGCAGTACCAACGGGTGAAAATCAGGAAGATAACTCTTGCATCTCTTCAATCACATCACACAACGTGTTACCTGAAAATGCAGCCCAAGTTGACAAGAACAGCACGCCGGTGTATTGCAACGGAGTCGGCCCAGTGCCGCAGTACTACCTTGGAGCTCCTTACATGTACCCATGGAACATAGGATGGAACAACGTTCCTATGATGGTGCCAGGTACAAGCATGCCAGAGTCTGCTTCCCAATCTGAGAGCTGCAGCACCAGTTCAGCTCCATGGATGAACATGAACTCCCCCATGATGCCGGTTGCCTCGAGGCTTTCTGCACCACCATTTCCATACCCTCTAGTGCCACCTGCACTATGGGGTTGCTTATCCAGCTGGCCGGCCACGGCATGGAACATACCGTGGATCAGAACGAATGGCGGCTGCATGTCTCCATCGTCGTCGAGCAACAGCAGCTGTTCAGGCAATGGCTCCCCTCTGGGGAAGCATTCCAGGGACTCCTCTCTCCCACTGAAGGAGGACAAGGAGGAGAAATCACTGTGGGTTCCCAAGACGCTCCGCATCGACGATCCCGACGAGGCGGCGAAGAGCTCCATCTGGGCCACCCTGGGGATCAAGCCTGGAGACCCTGGCATCTTCAAGCCGTTCCAGTCCAAAGGTGAGAGCAAAGGCCAAGCAGCATCAGAGACTCGTCCTGCTCGTGCTCTTAAGGCAAACCCAGCTGCATTGTCGCGGTCGCAGTCGTTCCAGGAGACTTCTTGA
- the LOC4326201 gene encoding UTP--glucose-1-phosphate uridylyltransferase: protein MAFSSEAWKSSATAGHGDGDGDGDRTPPPTPPLPTPLLPPTLAPLQRSLVFGRVEGEAMSSEARESSATAVDRTPPPTPPSPPPPPPPPPTNGTLTPPPSSAPSGGRATSSEARESPHATSVDDGGRAPPPPPLPRPTSARATPATTPSADGSSSSSSSTSGGSLPRGEMAHAVESMEKLRAAVSKLDEMSDEDKDSFMHLVSRYLIREEKEMIDWNKVERPTPEMVVPYDSLVQAPRDIPEIRNLLNKLAVLKLNGGLGTTMECVAPKCTIEVRSGLTFLDLAIMQTEFLNKKYGCSVPILLMNSFNTSLVNKIVEKYTNIEIHTFNQNKYPRIITEKFLPLSSEGSTGSHCWYPPGHGDVFFSLCKSGILDTMLSQGKEYVFIASSENLGATVDIEILNHLIHNKNEYCMEVTPKTSADVKGGSLICYEGLMQLLEIFQVPYENVDEFQSIENFNMLNTNNLRVNLKAIKRLVKAEALKMEIIPNLKEVDGVKVLQLEKEAGSAIQCFEKAIGVTVPRSRFLAVKNTSDLFLILSDLYIVMDGTVTRNPARDNSTNPLIDLGPEFRKVDSFLDRFKSIPSIVALDSLKISGDVWFGSRITLKGEVTIAAQLGLKLDILDGSVFDNKHSTHSSGAIKYTMKLDEGADCASIDSALNRLNPGSTLILKKDDFYRYIDPIQARNRAMFHSESSKPSSSNNELLQDNGTPFTPNDNSDRIQPLPLAPFSSSLGSSSLLPLYHSRARRAPYWYTRFIFVNPRGALHSQFRWLWGRIKFSSAKDLAIFYGIYHIVLYGIDCIITATLKDNWFAKLVQGKLWLIILVFHQFKLLSRRRLRWGERRRRTLRSIHQDIQSYLDNYSDSDMWHLIVHSVARVISNVLEDVNRKYMKNHYLGFLAIHSTVFAIEVIGSYAVELNYDIEHYAEPPEL, encoded by the exons ATGGCCTTCTCGTCGGAGGCGTGGAAATCCTCCGCCACTGCCGGccacggcgacggtgacggcgacggcgaccggaccCCTCCTCCGACGCCCCCGCTGCCGACGCCGCTGCTGCCTCCTACGCTCGCTCCACTGCAGCGTTCGCTGGTTTTTGGGAGGGTTGAGGGCGAGGCGATGTCGTCGGAGGCGCGGGAATcttccgccaccgccgtcgaccgTACCCCTCCTccgacgccaccgtcgccgccgccgccgccgccgcctcctcctacgAACGGGACGCTCACGCCGCCACCGTCATCGGCACCAAGCGGCGGTCGTGCTACCTCGTCGGAGGCGCGCGAATCTCCCCACGCCACcagcgtcgacgacggcggccgcgctcctcctccgccgccgctacctCGTCCTACAAGCGCTCGTGCTACGCCTGCGACCACTCCCAGCGCGgacggctcctcctcctcctcctcgtcgacgtcggGCGGGTCGCTTCCCCGCGGTGAAATGGCGCACGCCGTGGAGTCCATGGAGAAGCTTCGAGCCGCCGTGTCCAAGCTCGACGAGATGAG TGACGAAGACAAGGACTCCTTCATGCACCTCGTCTCTCGCTACCTGATCAG GGAGGAGAAAGAGATGATCGACTGGAACAAAGTTGAGCGACCCACCCCTGAGATGGTGGTGCCGTACGACTCACTGGTGCAGGCTCCCCGAG ATATCCCTGAGATTAGAAATCTGCTTAATAAACTTGCTGTGCTCAAGCTTAATGGAGGACTTGGGACGACCATGGAGTGCGTTGCTCCCAA GTGTACGATTGAAGTCCGCAGCGGCCTTACCTTTCTTGACCTTGCTATAATGCAGACTGAG TTTCTGAACAAGAAGTATGGATGCAGCGTTCCTATCCTTCTAATGAACTCATTCAACACCAGCCTTGTGAATAAG ATCGTGGAGAAGTACACAAACATTGAAATTCACACTTTCAATCAG AATAAGTACCCTCGTATCATTACTGAAAAGTTCTTGCCACTTTCAAGCGAAGGAAGTACAGGGTCCCATTGCTG GTATCCCCCAGGCCACGGTGATGTGTTTTTCTCATTGTGCAAAAGTGGAATACTTGATACCATGTTGTCACAG GGCAAGGAATATGTCTTCATAGCGAGTTCAGAGAACTTGGGCGCTACAGTCGATATTG AAATCCTAAACCACTTGATCCATAACAAAAATGAGTACTGCATGGAG GTTACTCCAAAAACATCGGCTGATGTTAAAGGTGGTTCTCTCATATGTTATGAAGGGTTA ATGCAGCTGTTGGAGATTTTTCAGGTCCCTTATGAGAAT GTAGATGAATTCCAGTCAATTGAGAACTTCAATATGCTCAACACTAATAACCT GCGGGTGAACTTGAAGGCCATCAAGAGGCTGGTAAAAGCTGAAGCACTAAAGATGGAAATCATTCCAAACCTAAAG GAAGTTGATGGTGTGAAAGTCTTGCAACTTGAAAAGGAAGCTGGTTCAGCAATACAG TGCTTTGAAAAGGCCATTGGTGTTACTGTTCCTCGCTCAAGGTTCCTTGCAGTAAAAAATACATCCGATCTGTTCCTCATCCTG TCTGATTTATATATTGTGATGGATGGCACTGTAACCCGTAACCCAGCTAGAGATAATTCAACAAACCCCTTGATTGATCTTGGACCTGAGTTCAGAAAG GTTGACAGTTTCCTTGACCGATTTAAATCAATCCCTAGTATTGTTGCGCTTGATAGCTTGAAAATCTCTGGGGATGTTTGGTTCGGTTCAAGAATTACTCTCAAG GGTGAGGTGACGATTGCTGCCCAGTTAGGGTTAAAGCTGGATATTCTTGATGGCAGTGTTTTTGATAACAAG CATTCAACACATAGTTCTGGAGCCATCAAATATACAATGAAATTGGATGAGGGAGCGGACTGTGCATCTATTGATTCTGCGCTCAATCGGCTGAACCCAGGATCAACTTTGATCCTAAAGAAAGATGATTTCTATCGATACATTGACCCAATTCAGGCACGGAACCGGGCAATGTTCCATTCAGAAAGCAGTAAGCCCTCATCCAGCAACAACGAGTTACTCCAAGACAATGGAACTCCCTTCACTCCAAATGATAATAGTGACAGGATACAACCCCTACCCCTTGCTCCCTTCTCTTCTTCACTTGGCTCTTCATCACTGCTTCCCTTATATCACTCTAGAGCCCGTCGAGCGCCTTACTGGTATACACGATTTATTTTCGTGAATCCGCGAGGGGCACTGCATTCACAATTTAGGTGGCTGTGGGGGCGTATAAAGTTTAGCAGTGCGAAAGATCTTGCCATATTTTATGGTATTTATCATATCGTACTGTATGGAATAGATTGCATTATCACAGCAACTTTGAAGGACAATTGGTTTGCCAAACTGGTGCAAGGAAAGCTGTGGCTTATAATATTGGTCTTTCAtcagttcaagttgcttagccgccggcgcctccgctggggtgagaggaggaggaggacgctcAGATCTATTCATCAGGATATCCAGAGTTACTTGGACAATTACTCTGACTCCGACATGTGGCATTTGATTGTACACAGTGTTGCTAGAGTGATATCCAATGTGCTGGAAGATGTAAACCGCAAATATATGAAGAATCACTACCTAGGCTTTCTTGCCATACATTCAACGGTGTTTGCCATCGAAGTGATAGGTTCATACGCTGTTGAACTTAATTACGACATTGAGCACTATGCAGAACCGCCAGAGTTATAG